A stretch of uncultured Campylobacter sp. DNA encodes these proteins:
- a CDS encoding histidinol-phosphatase, whose translation MRADLHNHTYLCNHASGEPRQYLEAAIARGIEIFGFADHAPMNFDQKYRMSFEQMELYERMIRDLRDEFSGRIDVRLGYEVDFMTKKELMDERIFAREVDYLIGSVHFLNNWGFDNEEFLDQWSGREIDDVYREYFALICALCKSGKFDILGHMDLIKIFKFTPKKDIRVLAGGAINAIKKSGIVVELNSAGLRKPANEIYPSDALLAMLADADVPITLGSDAHSVAQVALNYDKIYAKAREFGYERIAVFKNRERQFVKLA comes from the coding sequence ATGCGAGCCGATCTACACAACCACACCTATCTTTGCAACCACGCTAGCGGCGAGCCGCGACAGTATTTGGAAGCCGCGATCGCACGAGGCATAGAAATTTTCGGCTTTGCGGATCACGCGCCGATGAACTTCGATCAAAAATACCGAATGAGCTTCGAGCAGATGGAGCTTTATGAGCGGATGATTAGGGATCTGCGGGATGAGTTTAGCGGGCGGATCGACGTGCGGCTGGGATATGAGGTCGATTTTATGACGAAAAAAGAGCTAATGGATGAGCGGATTTTCGCGCGCGAGGTTGATTATCTCATCGGTTCGGTGCATTTTTTAAACAACTGGGGCTTTGATAACGAGGAATTTTTAGATCAGTGGAGCGGGCGCGAGATAGACGACGTTTATCGCGAATACTTTGCGCTGATCTGCGCGCTGTGCAAAAGCGGCAAATTCGACATTTTAGGACACATGGATCTGATTAAAATTTTTAAATTTACTCCGAAAAAAGATATTAGAGTTTTGGCTGGCGGCGCGATAAATGCGATCAAAAAAAGCGGTATCGTCGTGGAGCTAAACTCCGCGGGGCTTCGCAAGCCCGCAAATGAAATTTATCCAAGCGACGCGCTTTTGGCTATGCTAGCAGATGCAGACGTGCCGATCACGCTTGGCTCGGATGCGCACTCGGTTGCCCAAGTAGCGCTAAATTACGATAAAATTTATGCCAAAGCGCGCGAGTTCGGCTACGAGCGGATCGCAGTTTTCAAAAACCGCGAGCGGCAGTTTGTAAAGCTAGCGTAA
- a CDS encoding phytanoyl-CoA dioxygenase: MQINGKEIFYKGGLMFYLWRMASLEYQDKYLVHTTDEDCENPKEMVYFLCDSCANALLEEFEFYFLSYERDALRELKSLILKNFKDDRSLYVDDYEYLVYHNKSWIEIRELALKTIQIFGYDLDDFNYDFD; the protein is encoded by the coding sequence ATGCAAATTAATGGAAAAGAGATATTCTATAAAGGTGGGCTTATGTTTTATCTGTGGCGAATGGCTTCTTTGGAATATCAGGATAAATATCTTGTGCACACTACAGATGAAGATTGCGAAAATCCTAAGGAGATGGTATATTTTTTATGTGATTCCTGCGCTAATGCCCTATTGGAGGAATTTGAATTTTATTTCTTGTCATACGAAAGGGATGCACTAAGAGAGCTTAAGTCTCTTATTCTTAAAAACTTTAAGGACGATAGATCATTATACGTAGATGATTATGAATATTTGGTCTATCACAATAAATCTTGGATAGAGATCAGAGAGCTAGCCTTAAAAACAATCCAAATTTTCGGATATGATTTAGATGACTTCAACTATGACTTTGATTAG
- a CDS encoding ComEC/Rec2 family competence protein produces MKLQLFYRKREILYFLLILLGILSINLGVKFYEFKEFRAKNYAFYDAQILNAYAKTNERGRTYTVLKLKTADFTLYTTAGLGREFHRFARINIGIVTKNVKFLDFLKQRFYAPNFKIGDETAPSGAKWRAIEFIRAQHEDEMTADLYSALYFATEISKPLRASVTNWGIAHIISISGFHLGIIFSTVFLLAMPIYRYFQDRYFPYRSAKRDLSVFVIVLMSGYLFVLDFTPSFLRSLAMCCVGFFLAMRNFYVVKFANLFLTIALLLAFFPHLAFSIGLYFSCLGVLYIFLYLHHFAPKFKLWQNVVLFNLYVWLSMNVAVYYFFPTASLQQLSVMPLGYVFVIFYPLSIFLHLFGFGGALDTPLLAFLNFTLPSFQAQIPPLLFALANICALAAIKLRYAALGCAIIGISPIFFIT; encoded by the coding sequence GTGAAGCTTCAACTCTTTTACCGTAAACGTGAAATTTTATACTTTCTGCTCATTTTGCTTGGAATTTTATCGATAAACTTAGGCGTGAAATTTTATGAATTCAAAGAATTTCGCGCGAAAAACTACGCTTTTTACGACGCGCAAATTTTAAACGCCTACGCCAAAACGAACGAGCGCGGCCGCACCTACACGGTGCTAAAGCTCAAAACGGCGGATTTCACCCTCTACACGACTGCCGGGCTCGGGCGGGAATTTCACCGCTTCGCGCGCATAAATATCGGCATCGTGACGAAAAACGTAAAATTTTTAGATTTTTTAAAGCAGCGCTTTTACGCGCCAAATTTTAAAATCGGAGACGAGACCGCGCCCTCCGGGGCAAAATGGCGCGCTATAGAATTCATTCGCGCTCAACACGAAGATGAGATGACGGCAGATCTTTACTCCGCGCTGTATTTTGCGACCGAGATTTCAAAACCGCTGCGCGCTAGCGTGACAAACTGGGGCATAGCGCATATCATCTCGATCAGCGGCTTTCACCTGGGCATTATCTTTAGCACGGTCTTTCTGCTCGCGATGCCGATCTACCGCTATTTTCAGGATCGCTACTTTCCGTACCGCAGCGCTAAGCGCGATCTTAGCGTATTCGTGATCGTGCTGATGAGCGGATATCTCTTCGTGCTTGATTTTACGCCGAGCTTTCTGCGCTCGCTTGCGATGTGCTGCGTGGGGTTTTTCCTCGCGATGCGAAATTTCTACGTCGTGAAATTTGCAAATCTCTTCTTAACGATCGCGCTTCTGCTTGCGTTTTTCCCGCACTTAGCTTTTTCGATCGGACTTTATTTCTCCTGCCTAGGCGTGCTGTATATTTTCCTCTACCTGCACCACTTCGCGCCCAAATTTAAGCTCTGGCAGAACGTCGTACTTTTTAACCTCTACGTTTGGCTCAGCATGAACGTAGCGGTCTATTATTTCTTCCCGACCGCGAGCTTGCAGCAGCTTAGCGTAATGCCGCTGGGATACGTTTTCGTGATCTTTTATCCGCTAAGCATCTTTTTGCATCTATTCGGATTCGGCGGCGCGCTCGATACGCCGCTGCTTGCGTTTTTAAATTTTACTTTGCCGAGCTTTCAAGCGCAAATTCCGCCGCTTCTTTTCGCGCTCGCAAACATCTGCGCGCTCGCTGCGATAAAGCTTCGCTACGCAGCGCTTGGCTGCGCGATAATCGGAATTTCGCCGATATTTTTTATAACGTAG
- a CDS encoding GNAT family N-acetyltransferase, translating into MQVKLRLATPQDAEALLEIYAPYVKQTAISFEYDVPSAAEFAERIEQTLQRYPYLLAYASDEAAGANDERDENFKISAGAESEISPADEARDRTNAATKQNGANLIVAAKQSGANLKPNQILGYAYASVFKERAAYDWSAESSVYVSQNVRALGIGRLLYETLQRALKAQNIADMNACIACGDDKYLNDASVRFHERMGFRFVGRFERCAYKFGRWYDMAWMQKPIGEHLQNQPAMKPFARFRDEICAGAGIKI; encoded by the coding sequence ATGCAGGTAAAACTGCGGCTCGCAACGCCGCAAGATGCGGAGGCGCTGCTTGAAATTTACGCGCCTTACGTAAAACAAACGGCGATCAGCTTCGAATACGACGTGCCCAGCGCCGCGGAATTTGCGGAGCGCATCGAGCAAACGCTGCAAAGATACCCCTATCTGCTCGCTTACGCAAGCGACGAGGCGGCAGGCGCAAACGATGAACGGGATGAAAATTTTAAAATTTCTGCGGGCGCAGAGAGTGAAATTTCGCCCGCAGACGAAGCGCGAGATCGCACAAACGCCGCGACGAAACAAAATGGCGCAAATTTAATCGTCGCGGCAAAGCAAAGCGGCGCAAATTTAAAACCGAATCAAATCCTCGGCTACGCCTACGCTTCGGTTTTCAAAGAGCGGGCGGCATACGATTGGTCGGCGGAAAGCTCGGTCTATGTATCGCAAAACGTGCGCGCTCTGGGTATCGGCAGGCTGCTCTACGAGACGCTACAGCGCGCGCTCAAGGCTCAAAACATCGCAGATATGAACGCTTGCATCGCTTGCGGAGATGACAAATATCTAAACGACGCTAGCGTGCGATTTCACGAGCGTATGGGCTTTCGCTTCGTCGGCAGATTCGAGCGCTGCGCCTATAAATTCGGCCGCTGGTACGATATGGCGTGGATGCAAAAGCCGATCGGCGAGCATCTGCAAAATCAGCCCGCAATGAAGCCTTTCGCGCGCTTTAGAGATGAAATTTGCGCGGGCGCGGGCATTAAAATTTAA
- a CDS encoding tyrosine-type recombinase/integrase has product MKVFSKIKDDPAFKTDPDKVIRNFSLPHRKNTMVEMIDEHIAVRFYRSSTKKGEQTIHRHYHYCIGGKLIKSLGNVDEISLSEAKETLKGLMIDDSAKLTPAKNTLASVYRQFRRHNGNVALATSKRRDMSFKALRDICDKDINKISKKDIMPILDYYYDNEKYASLEILFKLIKRLFRYARIRDISKNPLFAEEVFKDFYNIPRHSEYPYIKDDLDLTVLIKFIMNYPHQIGVKNALIFGLLTGLRSSNVRNLTHEHLKVGDDGEYYLLFPQDENKVKSNGDEHLGLPREVGQWLQRLHAHNSSCLLCFANTQGEVLSDMTLVKALKTYAPVIAKNRLVFHSFRKILETFAYEKIHENKLDPYSIERTLFHAQREIQKIYNKATNVENTRRVLTWWLGYLKGLGFKF; this is encoded by the coding sequence ATGAAAGTTTTTTCTAAAATTAAAGACGATCCGGCTTTTAAAACGGATCCCGATAAAGTCATCAGAAATTTCTCCCTGCCTCATCGCAAAAACACTATGGTGGAAATGATCGATGAGCATATAGCAGTTAGATTTTACCGCTCATCTACTAAAAAGGGAGAGCAAACAATCCATAGGCACTATCACTATTGCATAGGCGGCAAGCTGATTAAGTCTTTAGGTAATGTAGATGAGATAAGCCTAAGCGAGGCCAAAGAAACTCTTAAAGGTTTAATGATAGATGATTCTGCTAAGCTGACTCCTGCTAAAAATACTCTGGCAAGCGTTTATAGACAGTTTCGCAGACATAACGGCAATGTTGCATTAGCAACCTCTAAAAGACGAGATATGAGCTTTAAAGCTTTAAGGGATATTTGTGACAAAGATATAAACAAGATAAGCAAAAAGGATATTATGCCGATACTGGATTATTATTACGATAATGAAAAATACGCTTCCTTAGAAATTTTATTCAAACTCATTAAAAGACTATTCAGATATGCTCGCATAAGAGATATTTCCAAAAATCCATTATTTGCAGAAGAGGTGTTTAAGGACTTTTATAATATACCTCGCCATAGCGAATACCCATATATAAAAGATGACTTGGATTTAACCGTACTTATTAAATTTATCATGAACTATCCTCATCAAATAGGTGTTAAGAATGCTTTGATCTTTGGACTGCTTACGGGGCTAAGAAGCTCAAATGTAAGAAATTTAACCCATGAGCATTTAAAAGTGGGCGATGATGGAGAATACTACTTACTATTCCCGCAAGATGAGAATAAGGTAAAAAGCAATGGAGATGAACATCTTGGACTTCCTAGAGAAGTAGGGCAATGGCTGCAAAGGTTACACGCTCATAATAGCAGCTGCTTGCTATGCTTTGCCAATACGCAAGGAGAGGTACTAAGCGATATGACTCTAGTTAAAGCGCTTAAAACCTATGCTCCCGTAATAGCTAAGAATAGACTAGTTTTTCACTCTTTTAGAAAGATACTAGAAACCTTTGCATATGAAAAAATACATGAGAACAAGCTGGATCCTTATAGCATTGAACGTACCCTTTTTCATGCACAAAGAGAGATACAAAAGATTTATAACAAAGCTACGAACGTTGAGAATACTCGTAGGGTTCTAACATGGTGGCTAGGTTATTTAAAGGGGCTGGGGTTTAAATTTTAA
- the glnA gene encoding type I glutamate--ammonia ligase — translation MGKFVNDVKEFFKFCDENEVEFVDFRFTDLKGTWHHVAYNYKRLPKDFADGIPFDASSVAAWQPIDKSDMMLKPDVETAFLDPFTADVTIIVICDVYDIYKNELYEKCPRSIAKKAEQFLQTTGLGDTCYFGPENEFFVFDDVKIIDDMNCAMFKVDTEEGHWNSGKNYKDGFNSGHRPGVKGGYFPVQPVDSMVDLRAEMLKVLEQIGLETFICHHEVAQGQGEIGVKYGTLVEAADNVQKYKYVVKMVAHLNGKTATFMPKPLYGDNGSGMHVHQSIWKKGKNTFYKKGNYANLSDAARWYIGGVLKHARSVAAFTNPSTNSYKRLIPGFEAPSILTYSSQNRSASIRIPYGSGEHSVRAEMRFPDSTACPYLAFAAMLMAGIDGIKNKTEPVGPMDENLFKLHLDEIRERGIEQLPHTLRGSLEAVIRDNEYLRPIMSELFIETYQHFKFETQVWPYEARPTPFEFATNYSC, via the coding sequence ATGGGAAAATTTGTTAATGACGTGAAGGAATTTTTTAAATTTTGCGATGAAAACGAGGTCGAGTTCGTGGATTTTAGATTTACCGATCTAAAGGGCACCTGGCACCACGTCGCTTACAACTACAAGCGTCTGCCGAAGGACTTCGCCGACGGAATTCCATTCGACGCAAGCTCGGTAGCGGCATGGCAGCCGATCGATAAATCCGATATGATGCTAAAGCCCGACGTAGAAACGGCGTTTTTGGATCCGTTCACCGCGGACGTTACGATCATCGTCATCTGCGACGTTTACGACATCTATAAAAACGAGCTTTACGAAAAATGCCCGCGCTCGATCGCTAAAAAAGCCGAGCAGTTTCTGCAAACCACGGGCCTTGGAGATACCTGCTACTTCGGACCGGAGAATGAATTTTTCGTTTTCGACGACGTAAAGATCATCGACGATATGAACTGCGCGATGTTTAAGGTGGATACCGAAGAGGGGCATTGGAACAGCGGTAAAAACTACAAAGACGGCTTTAATAGCGGCCACCGCCCGGGCGTAAAGGGCGGCTACTTTCCCGTCCAGCCAGTCGATTCGATGGTTGATCTACGCGCCGAAATGCTAAAAGTACTCGAGCAGATCGGGCTTGAGACCTTCATCTGCCACCACGAAGTAGCGCAAGGCCAGGGTGAGATCGGCGTTAAATACGGCACCCTCGTCGAGGCCGCCGATAACGTGCAAAAATACAAATACGTCGTAAAGATGGTCGCGCACCTAAACGGCAAGACTGCTACCTTTATGCCAAAGCCGCTCTACGGCGACAACGGCAGCGGAATGCACGTGCACCAATCGATCTGGAAAAAGGGCAAAAACACCTTTTATAAAAAGGGCAACTATGCAAATTTAAGCGACGCGGCGAGGTGGTATATCGGCGGTGTGCTAAAGCATGCGCGCAGCGTCGCGGCGTTTACGAACCCGAGCACCAACAGCTACAAGCGCCTGATCCCGGGCTTTGAGGCGCCATCCATTCTAACTTATTCGAGCCAAAACCGCTCGGCTTCGATCCGCATCCCTTACGGCAGCGGCGAGCACTCGGTGCGCGCGGAGATGCGCTTTCCTGATAGCACGGCGTGCCCGTATTTGGCGTTTGCAGCGATGCTGATGGCCGGTATCGACGGCATCAAAAACAAAACCGAGCCGGTCGGGCCGATGGATGAGAATTTATTCAAACTGCACCTAGATGAAATTCGCGAGCGCGGCATCGAGCAGCTTCCGCACACGCTTCGCGGCAGCCTAGAGGCGGTGATCCGCGATAATGAGTATCTGCGCCCGATAATGAGCGAGCTTTTTATCGAGACCTATCAGCATTTTAAATTTGAAACGCAGGTTTGGCCTTACGAGGCACGCCCTACGCCGTTTGAGTTTGCGACGAATTATTCGTGCTAA
- a CDS encoding Imm41 family immunity protein: MNLVNFYRNTAFDDRYDANSFIGMILDNNLWSDDEYWKLEADLKKILRHYKNKELDPEIMQGIISISNDIFLNGSWRDVDIDAKSECFKTYKYQEDTKPNIFDRFRRIKSLLLVVASGDENFYKIKFFYEN; encoded by the coding sequence ATGAATCTTGTAAATTTTTATAGAAATACCGCATTTGATGATAGATATGATGCAAATTCCTTTATAGGTATGATTTTGGATAATAATCTATGGTCCGATGATGAATATTGGAAATTAGAAGCTGATTTAAAAAAGATTTTGCGGCATTATAAAAACAAAGAGTTGGACCCAGAAATAATGCAAGGCATTATTTCTATCTCTAATGATATATTTCTAAACGGAAGTTGGCGCGACGTAGATATAGACGCAAAAAGCGAATGTTTTAAAACGTATAAATATCAAGAAGATACAAAGCCGAATATTTTCGATAGATTTCGCCGTATAAAAAGCTTATTATTAGTGGTTGCGTCAGGGGATGAAAATTTTTATAAAATCAAATTTTTCTATGAAAATTAA
- a CDS encoding phytanoyl-CoA dioxygenase, whose product MQINGKEIFEKGALMCHLSRMASLEYQDKYIVHPTKDYYVLADEIVDWLYDECKNALLGQFRFCFLPYERDALRELKELIDKYTEDDSILKGEEDGYYLVYQNKSWIEIRELALKTLHIFGYEPYNFNYD is encoded by the coding sequence ATGCAAATTAACGGAAAAGAGATATTTGAGAAAGGTGCTCTTATGTGTCATCTAAGTCGAATGGCTTCTTTGGAATATCAGGACAAATATATCGTTCATCCCACAAAGGACTACTATGTATTGGCAGACGAAATAGTAGATTGGCTATATGATGAATGCAAGAATGCTTTATTAGGGCAATTTAGATTTTGCTTCCTGCCATACGAGAGGGATGCGCTAAGAGAACTTAAGGAGCTCATAGATAAGTACACTGAAGATGACAGTATATTAAAGGGGGAAGAAGATGGCTATTACTTGGTCTATCAGAACAAATCCTGGATAGAGATCAGAGAGCTGGCTTTAAAGACATTGCATATTTTCGGCTACGAACCATATAACTTTAATTATGATTAG
- a CDS encoding peptidase U32 family protein encodes MKKPELLAPAGNLTKLKIALAYGADAVYASTGSFSLRQRSAKEFSKESFAQGVAYAHERGKKLYATVNGFATNGQLGNIERHLEFLRDLRVDGILIATLGVASLARAVAPEIPIHVSTQANVLNYLDAQVWAELGAVRIVAAREMTLKDAVEIKEKIPNLEIEIFVHGSMCFAYSGRCLVSAVQSGRFSNRGSCANDCRFNYELYAKNPETSALFRLQEREGEGTFVMNAKDLSLISHVQKIMQTGAIDSFKIEGRTKSEYYVACATNAYRAAIDDAVSDKFEAGVYEREIATLKNRGFSDGYLIKRPYEREDTQNLDRSIELGTHQVCAISQDGEFISVKDKILPGVSYEIFAPRGFKICACDNEIGEIYELSGKPYLKFKKLQSRSGKEFSEIHSGNLNEIKLPVKLAEFCFLRKEME; translated from the coding sequence TTGAAAAAACCCGAACTCTTAGCTCCTGCGGGGAATTTAACGAAACTAAAAATCGCCCTGGCTTACGGCGCGGACGCCGTGTATGCAAGCACCGGCTCATTTTCGCTGCGCCAGCGAAGCGCGAAGGAATTTAGCAAGGAAAGCTTCGCGCAGGGCGTCGCGTACGCGCACGAGCGCGGCAAGAAGCTCTACGCGACCGTGAACGGCTTTGCGACCAACGGTCAGCTAGGAAATATCGAAAGGCATTTGGAATTTCTTCGCGATCTGCGCGTGGATGGAATTTTAATCGCCACTTTGGGTGTTGCGAGCCTCGCGCGAGCCGTAGCTCCAGAAATTCCGATTCACGTTTCCACCCAAGCCAACGTGCTAAATTATCTCGACGCGCAGGTTTGGGCGGAGCTGGGCGCAGTCCGCATCGTCGCAGCGCGAGAAATGACGCTCAAAGACGCCGTGGAGATTAAAGAAAAAATTCCGAACCTCGAGATTGAAATTTTCGTGCACGGCTCGATGTGTTTCGCATACAGCGGGCGCTGTCTTGTTAGCGCGGTGCAAAGCGGGCGCTTCAGCAACCGCGGAAGCTGCGCGAACGACTGCAGATTTAACTACGAGCTTTACGCGAAAAATCCCGAAACCAGCGCGCTTTTCCGCTTGCAAGAGCGTGAAGGGGAGGGCACTTTCGTAATGAACGCGAAGGATCTTAGCCTCATTTCGCACGTGCAAAAGATTATGCAAACGGGCGCGATCGACAGCTTTAAAATCGAAGGGCGCACCAAGAGCGAATACTACGTCGCATGCGCCACGAACGCTTATCGTGCGGCGATCGACGATGCCGTGAGCGATAAATTTGAGGCCGGCGTTTACGAGCGCGAGATCGCGACGCTTAAAAACCGCGGTTTTAGCGACGGATATTTGATAAAGCGCCCGTACGAGCGAGAGGATACGCAAAATTTAGACCGCAGCATCGAGCTTGGCACGCATCAGGTCTGCGCAATCTCGCAAGACGGCGAGTTTATAAGCGTCAAAGATAAAATTTTACCCGGCGTTTCGTATGAAATTTTTGCTCCGCGCGGCTTTAAAATTTGCGCTTGCGATAATGAAATCGGCGAAATTTACGAGCTTAGCGGCAAGCCATATTTAAAATTTAAGAAGCTGCAAAGCCGCAGCGGTAAGGAATTTAGTGAGATTCACAGCGGCAATCTAAATGAGATTAAGCTGCCTGTGAAGCTCGCGGAGTTTTGCTTTTTAAGAAAGGAGATGGAATGA
- a CDS encoding YciI family protein — MFIANLTYVKEISEIDRFINEHNAFLDRFYAADKFICSGRKVPRTGGIILINAKDRADLDEIIAQDPFFQNGVAKYEIIEFAPTKFAPEFWRLFGE, encoded by the coding sequence ATGTTTATTGCAAACCTCACTTACGTTAAAGAAATTAGCGAAATCGATCGCTTTATCAACGAGCACAACGCGTTTTTAGACCGATTTTATGCGGCGGATAAATTTATCTGCTCTGGGCGCAAAGTCCCTCGCACGGGCGGCATCATCTTAATCAACGCCAAAGACCGCGCGGATCTTGATGAGATCATCGCGCAAGATCCGTTCTTTCAAAACGGCGTCGCAAAATACGAGATCATAGAATTTGCGCCGACGAAATTTGCGCCCGAGTTTTGGCGACTTTTCGGCGAATAG
- a CDS encoding Imm41 family immunity protein — protein sequence MYLKLLYQNSTNSDKFSINSFVGKFIYQKTWSDCDYWKLDKTLMQILSFYHNKTLPKEIFIAILAIFNDVIGVEDKSEIYVSNILCAKNSDGVVPSIYDRFERLKVLCNSIVFKEKLDNSGFWYAPKD from the coding sequence ATGTATTTAAAGCTTTTATACCAAAATTCAACGAATTCTGATAAATTCAGCATTAATTCGTTTGTCGGAAAATTTATCTATCAAAAAACTTGGTCGGATTGCGACTATTGGAAGTTGGATAAAACTTTAATGCAGATTTTGAGCTTTTATCATAACAAAACGCTTCCAAAAGAAATTTTCATCGCAATACTAGCGATATTTAATGATGTTATCGGCGTGGAGGACAAATCGGAAATTTATGTAAGCAATATATTGTGTGCGAAAAACAGCGACGGCGTAGTGCCTAGCATATATGATAGATTTGAAAGATTAAAGGTTCTGTGCAACAGCATCGTATTCAAAGAAAAGCTTGACAATAGCGGTTTTTGGTATGCTCCAAAGGATTGA
- the purE gene encoding 5-(carboxyamino)imidazole ribonucleotide mutase, producing the protein MKFVSIIMGSKSDYEVVYEAAKILNEFGAAYEMIVSSAHRSPARTAKYVADAEKKGAQVFICAAGMAAHLAGAVAANTTKPVLGVPLGGSALSGVDALYSTVQMPAGIPVATLAIGKAGAKNAAYLALQILALSDEVLSSKLKADRAAKAEALKKDSEQIEVLLEG; encoded by the coding sequence ATGAAATTTGTTTCTATAATAATGGGCTCAAAGAGCGATTACGAGGTCGTTTACGAGGCGGCTAAAATTTTAAACGAATTCGGCGCGGCGTACGAGATGATCGTATCTTCGGCGCACCGAAGCCCCGCCCGCACGGCAAAATACGTCGCGGACGCCGAGAAAAAGGGCGCGCAGGTCTTCATCTGCGCGGCGGGCATGGCGGCGCATCTTGCGGGCGCGGTCGCTGCGAATACGACCAAGCCGGTGCTGGGCGTTCCGCTCGGCGGCAGCGCGCTTAGCGGCGTAGATGCGCTGTATTCGACCGTGCAGATGCCTGCGGGTATCCCCGTCGCGACGCTTGCGATCGGCAAGGCGGGCGCGAAAAACGCGGCGTATCTGGCGTTGCAAATTTTAGCTTTAAGCGACGAGGTGCTAAGCTCGAAGCTAAAGGCGGATCGCGCCGCAAAAGCGGAGGCTCTGAAAAAGGACTCTGAGCAGATCGAAGTGCTGCTTGAGGGCTAA
- a CDS encoding transglycosylase SLT domain-containing protein: MKKLVFALFLALQAPAYSPNEIVNAIAAVAQNEGVKPEILYTIVKIESDFEPFTISFLTNKANADYFAGLRNQNVQIKTSNYSLNSSKWVVTIIPANEIYAVQIAKYLYEDGFSIDVGLGQLNAVNFSQNEIDYIFNPMYNLTKCAKILRKCWNAKDKNIKDTIECYNYGMRKRYSNPYYKRFYEHYEKFFGKPY, translated from the coding sequence ATGAAAAAGTTGGTTTTCGCCCTGTTTTTAGCGCTTCAAGCCCCCGCTTACTCGCCGAACGAGATCGTAAACGCCATCGCCGCAGTAGCGCAAAACGAAGGCGTAAAGCCCGAGATCCTCTACACCATCGTCAAAATCGAAAGCGACTTCGAGCCCTTTACGATTTCGTTTTTGACGAACAAAGCAAACGCCGATTATTTCGCCGGCCTGCGCAATCAAAACGTGCAGATCAAAACGAGCAACTACAGCCTAAATTCCAGCAAATGGGTCGTTACGATAATACCGGCAAACGAAATTTACGCAGTACAGATCGCCAAGTACCTGTATGAGGACGGATTTAGCATTGACGTAGGACTCGGGCAGCTAAACGCCGTAAATTTCAGCCAAAATGAGATAGATTATATATTCAACCCGATGTATAACCTCACCAAATGCGCCAAAATCCTACGCAAATGCTGGAACGCTAAAGACAAAAATATCAAAGATACGATCGAGTGCTACAACTACGGCATGCGCAAGCGCTACTCAAACCCCTACTACAAGCGCTTTTACGAGCATTACGAAAAATTTTTCGGCAAGCCCTATTAA
- a CDS encoding colicin immunity domain-containing protein, translating to MIKIHPKGAHCDRGIYKNNIGFLQNRIDVFEFEEIYWDKFINDKNFSDEYYEPLNRLLTDIDEFKPDEELRGDDTVGDSLSEEDLRECAKKALKQIALLK from the coding sequence GTGATTAAAATACATCCAAAAGGAGCTCATTGTGATAGAGGAATATATAAAAATAATATAGGATTTTTGCAAAATAGAATCGACGTATTTGAATTTGAAGAGATATATTGGGATAAATTTATTAATGATAAAAATTTTTCCGATGAATATTATGAGCCGCTAAACAGGCTTCTTACCGATATCGATGAATTCAAACCGGACGAAGAGTTGAGGGGTGATGATACGGTAGGTGATTCATTAAGCGAAGAGGATTTGAGGGAGTGCGCGAAAAAGGCTTTAAAACAAATTGCGCTTTTAAAATAG